One Streptococcus sp. DTU_2020_1001019_1_SI_AUS_MUR_006 DNA window includes the following coding sequences:
- a CDS encoding GNAT family N-acetyltransferase encodes MLRDLKTTDVAAICEINKEALDYSFSLEETSSQLDKLSQDSHHYLLGFEEPTSHDLVGYVHAEVYESLYSKPGFNILALAVLPQTQGQGIGKTLLQGLEQEAKKRGYNFIRLNSADHRLGAHTFYEKVGYTCDKTQKRFIRIF; translated from the coding sequence ATGCTACGTGATTTGAAAACAACAGATGTTGCAGCTATTTGTGAGATTAACAAAGAAGCTTTAGACTATTCGTTTAGTTTAGAGGAAACGTCTAGTCAACTAGATAAGTTATCTCAAGACTCTCATCACTACTTACTGGGGTTTGAGGAACCAACCAGCCATGACTTAGTTGGTTATGTTCATGCCGAGGTTTATGAATCCCTTTATTCAAAACCAGGTTTTAATATCCTAGCTTTAGCTGTTTTGCCTCAAACACAGGGTCAGGGTATCGGAAAAACTTTGCTCCAAGGATTGGAACAAGAAGCAAAAAAACGAGGCTATAACTTTATTCGCTTAAATTCTGCAGACCATCGTTTAGGTGCGCATACTTTCTATGAAAAAGTTGGTTATACCTGCGATAAGACGCAGAAACGGTTTATTCGCATTTTTTAG
- the glyA gene encoding serine hydroxymethyltransferase — protein sequence MIFDKDDFKAYDADLWNAIAKEEERQQNNIELIASENVVSKAVMAAQGSILTNKYAEGYPGRRYYGGTDVVDIVESLAIERAKEIFGAKFANVQPHSGSQANCAAYMALIEPGDTVMGMDLAAGGHLTHGAPVSFSGQTYNFVSYSVDPETELLDFDAILKQAQEVKPKLIVAGASAYSQIIDFSKFREIADAVGAKLMVDMAHIAGLVAAGLHPSPVPYAHITTTTTHKTLRGPRGGLILTNDEDLAKKINSAIFPGIQGGPLEHVVAAKAVAFKEVLDPAFKEYAANVIKNSKAMAEVFLQDPDFRIISGGTENHLFLVDVTKVVENGKVAQNLLDEVNITLNKNSIPYETLSPFKTSGIRIGAAATTARGFGEEESRKVAELIIKALKNAENEAVLEEVRSEVKALTDAFPL from the coding sequence ATGATTTTTGACAAAGATGATTTTAAAGCTTATGACGCAGATCTTTGGAATGCCATTGCCAAAGAAGAAGAACGCCAACAAAACAATATTGAGCTAATCGCCTCTGAAAATGTTGTTTCTAAGGCTGTTATGGCAGCTCAAGGGTCTATCTTGACCAATAAATACGCTGAAGGTTACCCAGGACGTCGTTATTACGGTGGTACTGATGTAGTAGATATCGTTGAAAGTCTAGCTATTGAACGTGCAAAAGAAATCTTTGGTGCCAAGTTTGCCAATGTCCAACCTCACTCAGGAAGTCAAGCCAACTGTGCAGCTTACATGGCTTTGATTGAGCCAGGTGATACGGTCATGGGAATGGATTTGGCAGCAGGTGGGCACTTGACTCACGGAGCTCCTGTCAGCTTCTCAGGTCAAACCTACAACTTCGTTTCATATAGTGTTGATCCTGAAACCGAACTTTTAGACTTTGACGCCATCTTGAAACAAGCTCAAGAAGTGAAACCCAAACTAATCGTAGCAGGGGCTTCAGCTTATTCTCAAATTATTGATTTTTCAAAATTTCGTGAAATTGCAGATGCTGTTGGTGCTAAACTTATGGTCGATATGGCGCACATTGCTGGTTTGGTTGCTGCAGGTCTTCATCCAAGTCCAGTCCCTTATGCACATATTACAACAACAACGACCCACAAAACCCTTCGTGGACCACGTGGTGGTTTGATTTTGACTAATGACGAAGATCTTGCCAAGAAGATTAATTCTGCTATTTTCCCAGGTATTCAAGGTGGGCCATTAGAGCACGTTGTTGCTGCTAAGGCTGTCGCCTTTAAAGAGGTATTGGACCCAGCCTTTAAGGAATATGCAGCAAATGTTATTAAGAACAGCAAGGCTATGGCAGAAGTCTTCTTGCAAGACCCTGATTTCCGTATTATCTCTGGTGGTACAGAAAATCACCTCTTCCTAGTGGATGTAACCAAGGTTGTAGAAAATGGGAAAGTTGCTCAAAACTTGCTAGATGAGGTCAATATTACCCTAAATAAAAACTCAATCCCTTACGAAACTTTGTCACCATTTAAGACAAGTGGCATTCGTATCGGAGCAGCAGCAACAACTGCACGTGGTTTTGGTGAAGAAGAAAGTCGTAAAGTGGCTGAGCTTATCATTAAAGCCCTTAAAAATGCAGAAAATGAAGCTGTCTTAGAAGAAGTGAGAAGCGAAGTCAAAGCCTTGACAGATGCCTTCCCATTATAA
- a CDS encoding nucleoid-associated protein, whose protein sequence is MDIYIKKAIIHQFSPDDTELFLVDKFLNITPKIEEYLRKKIERVYSDEAKTGIFEEENPFFNHITDDLLETSVTLANLWKEEFSISENLKTNDLIFVQFSKEGVEHFAFLRIALRETLTHLGGEVDNPIKLTQNNLPGFGTGADEALVVNLQSRKYHLIEKRIKYNGTFLNYFSENLIQAQPKISPKKSIKELEKTAQRIAETFNTDDFQFQSKVKSAIFNNLEESNELSPEKLANDLFDNNLTARLSFIDQVKEAVPEPVQFDEIDASRQLKKFENQKLSLSNGIELIVPNNIYQDAESVEFIQNDNGTYSILIKNIEDIQSK, encoded by the coding sequence ATGGACATTTATATTAAGAAAGCTATTATCCATCAGTTCAGCCCGGATGACACAGAGTTGTTTCTAGTGGATAAATTTCTCAATATCACTCCAAAAATCGAAGAATACTTACGTAAGAAAATCGAACGTGTGTATTCAGATGAAGCCAAGACTGGGATTTTCGAAGAAGAAAATCCCTTCTTCAATCACATTACAGACGATTTGTTGGAGACATCGGTGACGCTGGCTAACCTCTGGAAAGAGGAATTCAGCATTTCTGAAAATCTTAAGACCAATGACTTGATTTTTGTTCAGTTTTCTAAAGAAGGAGTGGAGCATTTTGCCTTCCTACGAATTGCTCTGCGAGAAACCTTGACCCATCTAGGCGGAGAAGTTGACAATCCAATCAAGCTAACACAAAACAATCTACCAGGATTTGGTACAGGGGCTGACGAAGCCTTGGTGGTCAATCTTCAAAGCCGAAAATATCACCTGATTGAGAAACGAATCAAGTATAACGGGACTTTTTTGAACTATTTTTCTGAGAATCTGATCCAGGCTCAGCCCAAAATTTCACCTAAGAAGTCAATCAAGGAACTGGAAAAAACGGCTCAGAGAATTGCTGAAACATTTAATACAGACGATTTTCAATTTCAATCTAAGGTCAAGTCTGCTATTTTCAATAACCTTGAAGAAAGCAATGAATTGTCTCCAGAAAAATTGGCAAATGACCTTTTTGACAACAATCTCACTGCACGTCTTAGCTTTATTGACCAAGTCAAGGAAGCAGTGCCAGAGCCAGTTCAATTTGATGAAATCGATGCCAGTCGTCAATTAAAGAAATTTGAAAACCAAAAGCTTTCTCTGTCAAATGGGATTGAATTAATTGTACCCAATAATATTTACCAAGATGCTGAGTCGGTCGAATTTATCCAAAATGACAATGGTACCTACTCTATCTTAATCAAAAACATCGAGGATATACAAAGCAAATAA
- a CDS encoding lysozyme family protein: protein MFKFIRRVLVLVLILFTGYKLFHMYRDVKQVMTYQSLVREVLSEQDTPANEELVLAMIYTETKGKESDVMQSSESASGTTNTISDNRSSIRQGIQTLTENLYLAQEKGVDVWTAVQAYNFGPAYIDFIAQNGKENTLALAKQYSRDTVAPILGNTTGKTYRYVNPISIFQGGELYVDGGNYYYSRQVQLNLYIIKFFNLFLST, encoded by the coding sequence ATGTTTAAATTTATAAGAAGGGTCTTGGTGCTTGTTCTTATCTTATTTACTGGTTATAAACTTTTTCATATGTATCGGGATGTGAAGCAGGTCATGACCTATCAATCCTTGGTACGAGAGGTTTTAAGTGAGCAAGATACACCCGCAAATGAAGAACTAGTCCTGGCCATGATTTATACCGAAACCAAAGGTAAAGAAAGTGATGTGATGCAGTCAAGTGAGTCTGCCAGCGGAACTACAAATACAATCTCTGACAATAGGAGTAGTATTCGTCAGGGAATTCAAACCTTGACAGAGAATCTTTATTTAGCTCAAGAAAAGGGTGTAGATGTTTGGACTGCTGTACAGGCCTATAACTTTGGACCTGCTTATATTGATTTTATCGCCCAAAATGGGAAAGAAAATACCCTTGCCCTAGCTAAACAATACTCAAGAGATACCGTTGCTCCGATTTTAGGAAATACAACTGGAAAAACCTATCGATATGTCAATCCAATTTCCATCTTTCAAGGTGGAGAACTCTATGTGGATGGTGGAAACTATTATTATTCTAGACAGGTTCAACTAAATCTTTACATTATTAAATTTTTTAATCTATTTTTAAGCACTTAG
- a CDS encoding DUF1002 domain-containing protein: MRKKFFLTSAAVLLAVATLQSVQAATDVQKVIDETYVQPEYVLGSSLTEDQKNQTLKKLGYNASTDTKELKTMTPDVYSKIMNVANDSSLQLYSSAKIQKLGEKSPLEVKIETPENITKVTQDMYRNAAVTLGVEHARITVAAPIPVTGESALAGIYYSLEANGVQLPQENKDLAQEELKALSDINDENKDKSGYDANKLNVALADIKSAIAKAKESKGELTEDDVRKIVEDTLKNYKLDQVITGNQINVIINFAFNLSKSDILNNEDFTKTLKDLKQSIVAQAGDSFSNIDLNFDANKALEDGGNILSAIWQAIVNFFKSFGA; this comes from the coding sequence ATGAGAAAGAAATTCTTTCTGACTAGTGCTGCAGTTCTTTTAGCAGTTGCAACTTTGCAAAGCGTTCAAGCAGCCACTGATGTTCAAAAAGTAATTGATGAAACTTATGTTCAACCTGAGTACGTCTTGGGTTCTTCTCTCACTGAAGATCAAAAAAATCAAACATTAAAAAAACTCGGTTATAATGCCTCTACAGATACCAAAGAACTGAAGACTATGACGCCAGATGTCTACTCAAAGATTATGAACGTCGCCAATGACTCTAGTCTCCAGCTCTATTCATCTGCAAAAATTCAAAAATTGGGTGAAAAATCTCCACTTGAAGTGAAGATTGAAACCCCTGAAAATATTACTAAAGTGACACAAGATATGTACCGTAATGCGGCTGTTACCTTGGGTGTGGAACATGCTCGTATCACCGTTGCTGCACCAATCCCTGTAACAGGTGAAAGTGCCCTAGCAGGTATTTACTATTCACTAGAAGCTAATGGTGTTCAACTTCCTCAAGAAAATAAAGACCTAGCTCAGGAAGAACTAAAAGCCTTGTCAGACATCAACGATGAAAATAAGGACAAATCAGGCTATGATGCCAATAAACTCAATGTAGCCCTTGCCGATATCAAATCTGCTATCGCTAAAGCAAAAGAGTCCAAAGGTGAGCTTACTGAAGATGATGTTCGTAAGATTGTTGAAGATACGTTGAAAAATTATAAGCTGGATCAGGTTATAACAGGAAACCAGATCAATGTCATCATCAACTTTGCCTTCAATCTTTCAAAGAGCGATATTCTTAATAACGAAGACTTTACTAAGACGCTAAAAGATCTGAAACAAAGTATTGTTGCCCAAGCAGGAGATAGTTTCAGCAATATTGACCTTAACTTTGATGCTAATAAAGCATTGGAGGACGGAGGTAATATTCTTAGTGCTATTTGGCAAGCAATTGTAAACTTTTTCAAGAGTTTTGGTGCTTAG
- the rlmD gene encoding 23S rRNA (uracil(1939)-C(5))-methyltransferase RlmD, which produces MLKKNDIVEVEIVDLTHEGSGVAKVDGLVFFVENALPTEKILMRVLKVNKKIGFGKVEEYLTQSPHRNQDLDLAYLRSGIADLGHLAYPEQLKFKTKQVKDSLYKIAGVRDVEVADTLGMENPIKYRNKAQVPVRRVNGVLETGFFHKNSHDLMPLEDFYIQDPVIDQVIVTLRDLLRRYDLKPYDEKEQSGLIRNLVVRRGHHSGQIMVILVSTRPKVFRVEQLIEQAVNQFPEIVSVMQNINDQNTNAIFGKEWRTLYGRDYITDQMLGNDFQISGPAFYQVNTEMAEKLYQTAIDFAELREDDVVIDAYSGIGTIGLSVAKHVKEVYGVEVISEAVENSQKNASLNGISNAHYVCDTAENAMKNWLKEGIQPTAILVDPPRKGLTESFIKASAQTGADRIAYISCNVATMARDIKLYQELGYELKKVQPVDLFPQTHHVECVSLLVKRS; this is translated from the coding sequence ATGTTAAAGAAAAATGATATTGTAGAAGTAGAGATTGTCGATTTGACACATGAAGGATCAGGTGTTGCCAAGGTAGATGGCTTGGTCTTTTTTGTAGAGAATGCTCTACCGACTGAGAAAATCCTCATGCGTGTCCTTAAAGTCAACAAGAAAATTGGCTTTGGTAAAGTCGAGGAATACCTTACGCAATCACCACATCGCAACCAAGACTTAGATTTGGCTTACTTGCGTTCAGGGATCGCCGATCTAGGTCATCTAGCTTATCCAGAGCAACTCAAGTTTAAAACCAAGCAAGTAAAAGACAGTCTTTATAAGATTGCTGGAGTCAGGGATGTAGAGGTTGCTGATACTCTTGGTATGGAAAATCCTATCAAGTATCGTAACAAGGCTCAGGTTCCTGTTCGTCGTGTTAATGGTGTTTTAGAAACTGGCTTTTTCCATAAAAATTCTCATGACCTTATGCCATTGGAAGATTTTTACATTCAGGATCCAGTCATTGACCAGGTTATTGTAACTTTACGAGATTTGCTTCGCCGCTATGACTTAAAGCCTTATGATGAGAAGGAACAGTCAGGATTGATTCGTAACCTTGTCGTTCGTCGAGGTCACCATTCAGGACAAATCATGGTCATTTTGGTGTCAACTCGTCCTAAAGTTTTCCGAGTTGAACAGTTGATTGAACAAGCCGTCAATCAATTTCCTGAAATTGTATCTGTCATGCAGAATATCAATGACCAAAATACCAATGCTATTTTCGGGAAAGAATGGCGTACGCTTTATGGTCGAGATTACATTACTGACCAAATGTTGGGCAATGATTTCCAAATCTCTGGACCAGCCTTTTACCAGGTCAATACAGAAATGGCTGAGAAGCTCTACCAGACAGCTATTGACTTTGCGGAGTTAAGAGAAGATGATGTGGTGATTGACGCCTACTCAGGAATTGGGACTATTGGCTTATCCGTCGCTAAACACGTTAAGGAAGTATACGGCGTAGAGGTTATCTCAGAAGCAGTAGAGAATAGCCAGAAGAATGCTAGCTTAAATGGTATCAGCAATGCCCACTATGTCTGCGATACGGCTGAAAATGCCATGAAGAATTGGCTCAAGGAAGGCATCCAACCAACTGCTATCCTAGTCGACCCACCACGCAAGGGCTTGACCGAGAGCTTTATCAAAGCCAGCGCCCAAACAGGAGCTGACCGCATCGCTTATATCTCCTGTAATGTCGCCACCATGGCGCGTGATATCAAACTTTACCAAGAGCTAGGCTACGAATTGAAGAAAGTGCAGCCGGTTGATCTTTTCCCGCAAACGCACCACGTCGAGTGTGTAAGTTTGTTAGTGAAACGGAGTTAA
- a CDS encoding phosphoribosylanthranilate isomerase: protein MSLLFEEFKTICFHLNRVGITPTLMGSLGLEFRTKENWGPSDIDIHVPGDPRGWEAPDHLRIYDWDKIMKVMKDLGYVLIDIHEHEFQKDRVSVEFGSIDSLLDFAGVSESDIELIHIEGITFRLPSLEQYRSIYKASSQDSYRNDHNNNKDFKKIEWLERHL, encoded by the coding sequence ATGAGTCTCTTATTTGAAGAATTTAAAACCATTTGTTTCCATTTAAATCGAGTCGGAATTACACCGACACTGATGGGTTCTTTGGGATTGGAGTTTAGAACGAAAGAAAATTGGGGGCCGTCTGACATTGACATTCATGTGCCTGGTGACCCTAGAGGTTGGGAAGCGCCTGATCATCTCAGAATTTATGACTGGGACAAGATAATGAAAGTGATGAAAGACTTAGGCTACGTCTTAATAGATATTCATGAGCATGAATTCCAAAAGGATCGAGTGAGTGTTGAATTTGGAAGTATCGATTCCTTACTTGATTTTGCAGGAGTTTCGGAGTCGGATATAGAGCTTATTCACATTGAAGGCATCACTTTTCGTCTTCCAAGTCTGGAGCAGTATCGAAGTATTTACAAAGCTTCTTCTCAAGACTCCTATCGAAATGATCACAATAACAATAAGGATTTTAAAAAGATCGAGTGGCTGGAAAGACATTTGTAA
- a CDS encoding Eco57I restriction-modification methylase domain-containing protein: MESINIECQVFTPHNIVVEILNQVGYIEKLYGKKVLENSCGDGAFLVEIVDRYIIDCLKQNFSKDRIIYGLENDIYGNEIDEKHKVNCIDNLNRVAKKYNIDCVKWNIAQNDFLKSSIIEKFDFIIGNPPYITYSDLNKTTRSFIKKNFIVCSDGKPDYYYAFIEMSIKLLADDGKLAYLIPNNIFKNRFADRLRIFMLPHLSVIIDYTTEKLFENKLISSAIIICNGTQNNNDIQYVNKVKNREITLHKNSLTNKWIFRKKEVVKKKAKRKFGDDFNAMCSIATLLNEVFIIKKYEEYNEHILVNGYKIEKSVLREAVSPRSLQYARKEFLIFPYSYGENNSILRFEESEFIQQFPGVYNYLKSFSERLNKRDKDKNAQWFEFGRSQALSHLNQEKLLLSTLITEKVKIHHITKNQVPYSGICIYQKGDLSLEIAEKILKSDEFLNYVYDIGINASGTTMRITARDVMNFEYTLD, encoded by the coding sequence ATGGAAAGTATTAATATTGAATGTCAAGTGTTTACTCCTCACAATATTGTCGTTGAGATATTAAATCAAGTTGGGTATATAGAAAAGCTATATGGGAAAAAGGTTCTAGAAAATTCTTGTGGTGATGGAGCTTTTCTTGTTGAAATTGTTGATAGATATATTATTGACTGCTTGAAACAAAATTTTTCTAAAGATAGGATAATCTATGGATTGGAAAATGATATATACGGAAATGAAATAGATGAGAAGCACAAAGTGAATTGTATAGATAATTTAAATAGGGTTGCGAAAAAATATAATATTGATTGTGTTAAATGGAATATTGCACAGAATGACTTTTTAAAAAGTTCTATTATCGAAAAATTCGATTTTATTATAGGAAACCCTCCGTATATAACATATTCAGATTTAAATAAAACTACAAGATCTTTCATTAAAAAGAATTTTATAGTGTGTTCAGATGGGAAACCAGATTATTATTATGCTTTTATTGAAATGTCTATAAAGCTATTAGCTGATGATGGTAAATTAGCTTATCTGATACCTAACAACATTTTTAAAAATAGATTTGCAGATAGATTACGTATCTTTATGTTACCTCATTTGTCAGTAATAATTGATTATACAACAGAAAAACTCTTTGAAAATAAATTAATTTCTTCTGCTATTATTATTTGTAATGGCACACAGAACAATAACGATATTCAATATGTAAATAAGGTAAAAAACCGAGAAATAACATTGCATAAAAATAGTTTAACAAATAAGTGGATTTTTAGAAAAAAAGAAGTAGTTAAAAAAAAGGCAAAAAGAAAATTTGGTGATGATTTTAATGCAATGTGTTCGATTGCTACGTTATTAAATGAAGTATTTATAATAAAAAAATATGAAGAATATAATGAACATATATTGGTTAATGGGTATAAAATTGAAAAATCGGTATTAAGAGAAGCCGTTAGTCCAAGATCATTGCAGTATGCCCGAAAAGAATTTTTGATTTTTCCATACTCATATGGAGAAAATAATAGTATATTGCGCTTTGAAGAATCAGAGTTTATACAACAATTTCCAGGAGTGTACAACTATTTAAAATCCTTTAGTGAAAGATTAAATAAGCGTGATAAAGATAAAAATGCACAATGGTTCGAGTTTGGAAGATCACAAGCATTAAGCCATCTTAATCAAGAAAAATTATTGTTATCTACTTTGATAACAGAAAAAGTTAAAATACATCACATTACTAAAAATCAAGTACCTTATTCAGGGATATGTATATATCAAAAAGGAGATTTGTCATTAGAAATTGCAGAAAAGATTTTGAAAAGTGATGAATTTTTAAATTATGTTTATGATATAGGGATTAATGCTAGTGGAACAACAATGAGGATTACAGCAAGAGATGTTATGAATTTTGAATATACTTTGGATTAG
- a CDS encoding ATP-binding protein, protein MEKISFNVDAYTARLIGRENVSKLNGAIIELVKNTYDADATICVLYYEKTTNSLYIADNGCGMTKDVIIKHWMTIGRSTKKDRFISKSGRIQTGAKGIGRFALDRISDTCEMFTVSVEGKLIWKVDWEDFSKSDNITDVTADLYEPTVSIDGFLDEVINYEVKNIM, encoded by the coding sequence ATGGAGAAGATATCATTCAATGTAGATGCTTATACAGCTCGTTTAATAGGACGGGAAAATGTATCAAAATTAAACGGTGCTATAATTGAATTAGTTAAAAACACATATGATGCGGATGCTACGATTTGTGTCTTATATTATGAAAAAACAACTAATTCGCTATATATCGCAGACAATGGTTGTGGTATGACAAAGGATGTCATTATAAAACACTGGATGACTATTGGAAGATCGACAAAAAAGGATAGATTTATTAGCAAATCAGGTCGAATACAAACTGGAGCAAAAGGAATTGGAAGGTTTGCTTTAGATAGGATATCTGATACATGTGAAATGTTTACTGTTTCTGTGGAAGGAAAGTTAATTTGGAAGGTTGATTGGGAGGATTTTTCAAAGAGTGATAATATTACAGATGTAACAGCAGATTTGTATGAACCAACTGTATCAATAGATGGGTTTCTTGATGAAGTTATTAATTACGAAGTGAAAAATATAATGTGA
- a CDS encoding ATP-binding protein: MKKKKKRVLNNLKNTGTIFKLTSLRDSWNDNVIKKIKDDLITLIPYEMKSEFQVYFFDEQNSSEDADVLDVENAFSYDYKIKFNVLKDGKTYIEIHRNEFDFGDRFDEIITQAEFTSEDEQYFKGKYICIETNFAHMLPKRGEQFKNTIGEFSGVLYFEKVTSSKTDAEKYFYKLSNNRNNKRDIFGGIKIYRDSFRVRPYGEPKTSDYDWLLLAGRKNKSPAAPSHQTGAWRVNTDQIIGSIFISRMNITLPDQSNREGIVETKEFVLLKEFLINVIQEFEKDRQYVFRKLDARYDKIMEAARIQAEINKKAEEAKAAREDKKFLDDSSELNQKSESAKSFIDPEEAKTVLDHKDTVIKNLEDENRLLRTLATTGIVTNTYVHEIKDITHKLSRKIVMAKEALELDRNLQDGLKYVNEANVMRDSLNSWFKVTIGSVTRDKRTMKKTDLIFLISQTVKSWEETLKNVSIVLEFQGSEIQLKCFPYDIESIFSNLIANSVSSFESCFSDNKSIKIVVSDLEQEIIIKYSDSGRGLSRAYKDNPRKILEPMESDRRNEMGETIGTGMGMWIINRTVADYNGSIDLSDNMKYTSGFYATIKLIKK, translated from the coding sequence GTGAAAAAAAAAAAAAAAAGGGTATTAAATAATTTAAAAAACACGGGAACTATTTTTAAGTTAACTTCTTTAAGAGACTCATGGAATGATAATGTTATAAAAAAAATCAAGGACGATTTAATAACATTAATACCATATGAAATGAAAAGTGAATTTCAAGTATATTTCTTTGATGAACAAAACTCAAGTGAAGATGCTGATGTATTAGATGTTGAGAATGCTTTTTCTTATGATTATAAAATTAAATTTAATGTTCTGAAAGATGGAAAAACTTATATTGAGATACATAGAAATGAATTTGACTTTGGTGATAGATTTGATGAAATAATTACACAAGCTGAATTTACTTCAGAAGATGAACAGTATTTTAAAGGCAAATATATTTGTATAGAAACAAACTTTGCACATATGCTACCAAAACGTGGGGAGCAGTTTAAAAATACAATAGGTGAATTTTCCGGAGTTTTGTATTTTGAAAAAGTGACTTCTTCAAAAACAGATGCTGAAAAATATTTCTATAAATTGTCGAATAATCGTAATAATAAGAGGGATATTTTTGGGGGAATAAAAATATATAGAGATAGTTTTAGAGTGAGACCTTATGGAGAACCCAAAACATCTGATTATGACTGGCTGTTATTAGCTGGTAGAAAAAACAAATCTCCTGCTGCACCTTCACATCAAACAGGTGCGTGGAGGGTTAATACTGATCAAATAATTGGATCAATTTTTATTTCTCGCATGAATATTACATTACCAGACCAATCTAATAGAGAAGGTATTGTAGAAACAAAGGAATTTGTATTATTAAAAGAATTTTTAATTAATGTGATTCAGGAATTTGAAAAAGATAGGCAATATGTCTTTCGTAAGTTAGATGCTCGCTATGATAAAATAATGGAAGCTGCAAGGATACAAGCTGAAATTAATAAGAAAGCAGAAGAAGCAAAGGCTGCTAGAGAAGATAAGAAATTTTTAGATGATAGCAGTGAACTCAATCAAAAATCAGAATCTGCTAAAAGTTTTATAGATCCAGAAGAAGCTAAAACCGTTTTAGATCATAAAGATACAGTTATTAAAAACTTAGAAGATGAGAATAGATTGCTAAGAACATTAGCTACAACTGGTATAGTTACTAACACTTATGTCCACGAAATTAAAGATATAACTCATAAGCTAAGCAGAAAGATTGTTATGGCTAAAGAAGCTTTGGAATTAGATAGAAACTTACAAGATGGGTTAAAATATGTAAATGAAGCTAATGTAATGAGAGATTCATTAAATTCATGGTTCAAGGTAACAATAGGTTCTGTAACACGTGATAAAAGAACTATGAAAAAAACAGATTTAATCTTTCTGATATCACAAACGGTAAAGTCATGGGAAGAAACACTTAAAAACGTTTCAATAGTTTTAGAATTTCAAGGTTCAGAAATACAATTAAAATGTTTTCCTTATGATATTGAAAGCATTTTTAGTAATCTGATTGCTAATAGTGTAAGTTCTTTTGAATCCTGTTTTTCAGATAATAAGAGTATAAAAATCGTAGTATCTGACTTAGAACAAGAAATTATTATCAAATACAGCGATTCTGGACGAGGGTTATCTCGTGCCTATAAAGATAATCCAAGAAAAATATTAGAACCTATGGAAAGTGATAGAAGAAATGAAATGGGAGAAACTATTGGCACTGGTATGGGTATGTGGATTATAAATAGAACGGTTGCTGACTATAATGGAAGTATAGATTTATCCGATAATATGAAATATACTTCTGGATTCTATGCCACTATAAAATTAATAAAGAAATAG
- a CDS encoding chemotaxis protein — MYRIGFIDDDRDSYEDYQVRLARKNIELLYPDGITEMPEIIEWLLSNGIKCFIIDYKLNNKFKFLGTELITYINLKVPDLPCLILTNYPEESINENLVIINLIEDRNVLAANDIEEFVRKIKQAVDVFETRLHKYHIDYENLLKAKKNGSISAIEEEQFIDLYKLLRAYGEVDDLPIHLLSSEVNQKIDEILGRVNVLVEEIENR; from the coding sequence ATGTATAGAATAGGATTTATTGATGATGATCGAGATTCATATGAGGATTATCAAGTACGTTTAGCAAGAAAAAATATTGAATTACTATATCCAGACGGCATTACTGAAATGCCAGAAATAATAGAATGGCTTTTATCTAACGGTATTAAATGTTTTATTATAGATTATAAACTTAATAATAAATTTAAGTTTTTGGGGACGGAATTAATTACTTATATAAATTTGAAAGTCCCTGATTTACCATGCTTAATATTAACTAATTACCCTGAAGAATCAATAAATGAAAATTTAGTAATTATAAATTTGATTGAAGATAGAAATGTTTTAGCTGCAAATGATATAGAAGAGTTTGTAAGAAAGATCAAACAGGCTGTTGATGTTTTTGAAACTAGGTTACATAAATATCATATCGACTATGAGAATCTTCTCAAAGCAAAGAAAAATGGTTCTATATCAGCAATAGAAGAAGAACAGTTTATAGATTTATATAAATTATTACGTGCATATGGTGAAGTAGATGACTTGCCAATTCATCTTTTAAGTAGCGAGGTTAATCAGAAAATTGATGAAATACTTGGAAGAGTAAATGTTTTGGTAGAGGAAATCGAAAACAGGTAA